A genomic window from Planctomycetota bacterium includes:
- a CDS encoding DUF2103 domain-containing protein: MKYGRVKREHGRVRGLDDTCDAILKHGPGVTRIVPGRIKRRRGTGPAKLTVQYETESGIKCMWSISGTVQEVFVVTGTPHETRAWLDTWIDEQGLKGQKA, from the coding sequence GTGAAGTACGGCCGGGTCAAACGCGAGCACGGACGGGTCCGCGGGCTCGACGACACGTGCGACGCGATCCTCAAGCACGGCCCGGGTGTCACACGCATCGTCCCCGGCCGCATCAAGCGACGTCGCGGCACAGGCCCAGCGAAGCTGACGGTGCAGTACGAAACCGAGAGCGGCATCAAGTGCATGTGGTCGATTTCGGGGACAGTCCAGGAGGTCTTCGTCGTCACCGGCACGCCGCACGAGACGCGGGCGTGGCTGGACACGTGGATCGACGAGCAGGGTCTCAAAGGGCAGAAAGCTTGA
- a CDS encoding L-threonylcarbamoyladenylate synthase → MKLEEAVDVLMGGGLVALPTETVYGLAADAGNEQAVRGIFELKGRPASNPLIVHVADVEAARRLVVDWPTSADELASRHWPGPLTIVLPKASSVPDIVTAAGPTVAVRVPDHPMTLDVLRRLHARGVLGLAMPSANRSEHVSPTTAQHVRDEFGDAIPILDGGPCDVGIESTVVDLTGRAPHVLRPGSITINASPPPPHAPDPRRAARPGSDQHQPARSPGQHRRHYAPNLPVRLIDDDHPAPSRPVLLITRRTHGIQNTTPLRIAAGAVGYASELYAALRRAEKLARGTDLELWIEMPPDEPEWAAVRDRLRRAASRLD, encoded by the coding sequence TTGAAGCTTGAAGAGGCCGTCGATGTGTTGATGGGTGGCGGGTTGGTCGCGCTCCCGACGGAGACGGTCTACGGGCTGGCGGCGGACGCGGGGAATGAACAGGCGGTGCGGGGGATCTTCGAGCTCAAGGGTCGGCCAGCGTCGAATCCGCTGATCGTGCACGTGGCCGACGTCGAGGCGGCCAGGCGGCTTGTCGTCGATTGGCCGACGTCGGCGGACGAGTTGGCTTCGCGACACTGGCCCGGGCCGCTCACCATCGTCCTGCCAAAGGCGTCGAGTGTTCCGGACATCGTCACGGCGGCCGGGCCGACGGTGGCCGTTCGCGTTCCGGACCATCCGATGACGCTCGACGTGCTCCGCCGACTGCACGCCCGCGGCGTCCTCGGCCTGGCGATGCCCTCGGCCAACCGCAGCGAGCACGTCTCGCCCACCACCGCGCAACACGTCCGCGACGAGTTCGGCGACGCGATCCCGATCCTCGACGGCGGCCCGTGCGACGTCGGCATCGAGTCGACCGTCGTCGACCTGACTGGCCGTGCCCCACACGTCCTCCGCCCCGGCTCGATCACGATCAACGCCTCACCACCACCACCCCACGCACCCGATCCACGCCGGGCCGCCAGGCCCGGATCCGACCAGCACCAACCGGCCCGCTCCCCAGGCCAACATCGTCGCCACTACGCGCCAAACCTCCCCGTCCGACTCATCGACGACGACCACCCTGCCCCATCCCGCCCGGTGCTCCTCATCACGCGTCGCACACACGGCATCCAGAACACCACACCGCTCCGCATCGCCGCGGGTGCCGTTGGTTACGCCTCCGAGCTCTACGCCGCCCTTCGCCGAGCGGAGAAGCTCGCTCGTGGAACAGACCTCGAACTGTGGATCGAAATGCCACCCGATGAACCTGAGTGGGCAGCCGTGCGCGATCGGCTGCGTCGGGCTGCGTCGAGGCTTGACTGA
- a CDS encoding RNA polymerase sigma factor yields MHSGGSISSTMLLAIPRRSPASGVANAKPSDVGDDSDERLLERYLNGDNAAFRGLISRYERELYAFLARFLGDRAAAEDVFQEAFLQVHQSGHSFDPSRRFRPWLFTIAANKARDLMRSQARRPASPLDAQISPGANGEGGTFIDLMAADVPPIDEPARRTELGLQVRKVVDEMPDHLREILMLSYFHQFPYKQIADILEIPLGTVKSRLHAAVASFAHGWRDEHGLGVDGTASSNGHATTDDD; encoded by the coding sequence ATGCACTCAGGCGGGTCCATCTCCAGCACGATGCTCCTCGCGATACCGAGGCGTTCGCCCGCATCGGGCGTCGCCAACGCCAAACCGAGCGATGTCGGCGATGACAGCGACGAGCGACTTCTAGAACGCTATCTCAACGGCGACAACGCAGCGTTCCGCGGGCTCATCAGTCGCTACGAACGCGAGCTGTACGCGTTCCTGGCGCGGTTCCTGGGCGACAGGGCGGCTGCGGAGGACGTGTTTCAAGAGGCCTTCCTGCAGGTGCACCAGAGCGGGCACAGCTTCGACCCGTCGCGACGATTCCGGCCCTGGCTGTTCACGATTGCGGCAAACAAGGCTCGCGACCTCATGCGAAGCCAGGCCCGTCGCCCGGCAAGCCCGCTCGACGCCCAGATCAGCCCCGGCGCCAACGGTGAGGGCGGTACCTTCATTGACCTCATGGCCGCTGACGTCCCGCCGATCGACGAGCCGGCGCGTCGAACGGAGCTCGGCCTGCAGGTCCGCAAGGTGGTCGACGAGATGCCCGATCACCTCCGCGAGATCCTGATGCTCAGCTACTTCCATCAGTTCCCGTACAAGCAAATCGCCGACATTTTGGAGATTCCGCTCGGCACGGTGAAGAGCCGCCTTCACGCGGCTGTGGCGAGCTTTGCCCACGGCTGGCGCGACGAGCACGGCCTGGGCGTCGACGGAACAGCCTCTTCCAACGGCCACGCGACGACAGACGACGACTAG
- the rlmN gene encoding 23S rRNA (adenine(2503)-C(2))-methyltransferase RlmN, protein MVAKAPDFLGEARPGVFGASLDELKSAFASAGQPAFRAKQIRKWVFDRHVAEPEEMTDLPRGLRERLGDVVDLSKGEIVADQVSSDGTHKLLIAWPDGAEAECVMIPDGDRRTACVSSQVGCPVGCRFCASGVAGLKQNLTAGRILEQVWHLNRAMRSRGDRVGRVTNLVFMGMGEPLSNYGPVLSATRRLHDDDGFGMGWRRITLSTVGVPKRMRQLADEQVPINLALSLHAPEEHLRREIIPWADHFELGDILDACRHYFEATGREVTFEYILLAGVNDEPHHAKRLAAICRNGGFKVNVNLLRYNEVEGLPYRRPSGDRVMRFQQLLRDQNVNAHVRKSRGRDIDAACGQLRRKKTAADVPELVQLESA, encoded by the coding sequence ATGGTTGCCAAAGCCCCCGATTTTCTCGGCGAAGCTCGACCCGGCGTCTTCGGTGCGTCGCTGGACGAACTGAAGTCCGCCTTCGCCTCTGCGGGGCAGCCGGCGTTTCGGGCGAAGCAGATTCGCAAGTGGGTCTTTGACCGTCACGTTGCCGAGCCGGAGGAGATGACGGACCTGCCGCGTGGCCTGCGTGAGCGACTTGGTGACGTGGTGGACCTCTCGAAGGGCGAGATCGTCGCGGATCAGGTCTCAAGCGACGGGACGCACAAACTGCTCATCGCCTGGCCCGACGGTGCCGAGGCCGAGTGCGTCATGATTCCGGACGGCGACCGTCGCACCGCCTGCGTTTCGTCGCAGGTCGGGTGCCCCGTCGGCTGCCGGTTCTGCGCGAGCGGCGTGGCGGGACTCAAGCAGAACCTGACCGCCGGCAGGATTCTGGAGCAGGTGTGGCACCTCAATCGGGCCATGCGGAGTCGCGGTGATCGTGTCGGCCGTGTGACGAACCTCGTCTTCATGGGCATGGGCGAGCCGCTCAGCAACTACGGCCCTGTCCTGTCGGCGACGCGTCGGTTGCACGACGACGACGGCTTTGGCATGGGGTGGCGACGGATCACGCTCAGCACGGTCGGTGTGCCGAAGCGGATGCGACAGCTCGCCGACGAGCAAGTGCCGATCAATCTCGCCCTGTCGCTCCACGCCCCCGAAGAGCACCTACGCCGCGAGATCATCCCGTGGGCTGATCACTTCGAGCTCGGCGATATCCTCGACGCGTGCCGGCACTACTTCGAGGCCACCGGGCGCGAGGTGACGTTCGAGTACATTCTGCTGGCAGGCGTGAACGACGAGCCGCACCACGCGAAGCGGCTCGCTGCCATCTGCCGCAACGGCGGGTTCAAGGTGAACGTGAACCTGCTCCGGTACAACGAAGTCGAGGGCCTGCCCTACCGCCGGCCAAGCGGCGATCGGGTGATGCGGTTCCAGCAGCTGTTGCGGGATCAGAACGTGAACGCCCACGTCCGCAAAAGCCGCGGGCGCGACATCGATGCGGCGTGCGGTCAGCTTCGCCGCAAAAAAACGGCTGCCGACGTGCCGGAGCTCGTGCAGCTTGAGTCTGCCTGA